Proteins co-encoded in one Candida albicans SC5314 chromosome 3, complete sequence genomic window:
- a CDS encoding uncharacterized protein (Ortholog(s) have unfolded protein binding activity, role in sterol biosynthetic process and endoplasmic reticulum localization): MAELRKIALSNSNLKNMASPSSSTPGSSGASSPQGNGMAKTDSLVNLTQPELYGIFRNDSNTSLSKEFEEDSAEIEFKVNSRLNKSTATTTTSSSSSEAKYSKNEDFEKYLPLPLKIVVLTLASFIYNEVTSQINFNHTQSNYPLTIKHLFKISSYIHLDEYLAFVGQSKYGHLVDETFALMIQGLVMASFHPILDYYLPKSLTKRLLSSNPNPSSSTSYSTLINDLIRSSVAFLGVSYAIRNIEWSSFLQVAIIYSLVSPGLWLLLDGTISGLIGSLVVSIAACSVVYYQNYQYLNGVGDASPVELVAIWLWIGSFVFGGLIVFGKLGRFLFQ, translated from the coding sequence atggctgaattaagaaaaattgcactttcaaattcaaatcttaAAAATATGGCATCACCTTCGTCATCAACACCTGGTTCTTCTGGAGCTTCAAGTCCTCAAGGTAATGGCATGGCCAAAACAGATTCATTGGTAAATTTGACTCAACCAGAATTATATGGAATTTTTCGTAATGATTCAAATACTAGTCTTagtaaagaatttgaagaagattcagcagaaattgaattcaaagTTAATTCAAgattaaataaatcaactgctactactactacttcttcttcttcctcagAAGCTaaatattccaaaaatGAAGACTTTGAGAAGTATTTACCATTGCCActaaaaattgttgttttaacTTTAGcatcatttatttataatgaAGTTACTagtcaaatcaatttcaatcatACTCAATCAAATTACCCCTTGACAATTAaacatttatttaaaattagtTCTTATATTCATTTGGATGAATATCTCGCGTTTGTTGGTCAAAGTAAATATGGTCATTTAGTTGATGAAACATTTGCCTTGATGATTCAAGGATTAGTAATGGCAAGTTTCCATCCAATTttagattattatttacCTAAATCTTTAACAAAaagattattatcatctaATCCAAACCCAAGTTCGTCAACAAGTTATTCGACTTTaatcaatgatttgattcGTTCATCAGTGGCATTCTTGGGTGTTAGTTATGCCATTCGTAACATTGAATGGTCATCATTTTTACAAGTTGCCATCATTTATTCATTGGTTAGTCCTGGATTGTGGTTATTACTCGATGGAACTATTTCTGGTCTTATTGGATCATTAGTAGTGTCAATTGCAGCTTGTAGTGTTGTTTATTATcagaattatcaatatttaaaCGGTGTTGGTGATGCTTCCCCAGTGGAATTGGTTGCAATTTGGTTATGGATTGgtagttttgtttttggtgGTCTTATAGTTTTTGGTAAACTCGGTagatttttatttcaataa